One genomic segment of Arthrobacter sp. Marseille-P9274 includes these proteins:
- the metK gene encoding methionine adenosyltransferase, giving the protein MTSSATPLRLFTSESVTEGHPDKICDQISDAILDALLREDPESRVAVETLTTTGLVHVAGEVTTQGYVEIPQIVRDTILNIGYNSSDKGFDGARCGVSVSIGQQSSDIASGVFNSYEAKQGLMVDDYDAQGAGDQGIMFGYASDETDVLMPAPIWLAHRLSERLTEVRKSGVLPYLRPDGKTQVTVGYDGDKPVSVDTVVVSTQHEAGVDLEHLGRDVSTKVIEPVLAASNLDISNVRHILNPGGEFVIGGPVGDAGLTGRKIIVDTYGGMARHGGGAFSGKDPSKVDRSAAYAMRWVAKNVVAAGLARRAEIQIAYAIGMARPVGIYVETFGTETVDPLRIADAIHEVFDLRPLAIINDLQLKRPIYLQTAAHGHFGREHHNFTWERTDRADALRSFFNA; this is encoded by the coding sequence GTGACTTCTTCAGCTACCCCTCTGCGGCTTTTCACGTCCGAGTCCGTCACGGAAGGCCACCCGGACAAAATCTGCGACCAGATTTCGGATGCCATCCTCGACGCCCTCCTGCGCGAGGATCCCGAGTCGCGGGTCGCGGTCGAAACCCTGACCACCACGGGCCTGGTGCACGTGGCCGGCGAAGTCACCACCCAGGGCTACGTGGAGATCCCGCAGATCGTCCGCGACACCATCCTGAACATCGGCTACAACTCCTCAGACAAGGGGTTCGACGGCGCCCGCTGCGGCGTTTCGGTCTCCATCGGCCAGCAGTCTTCCGACATCGCGTCCGGCGTCTTCAACTCCTACGAGGCCAAGCAGGGCCTGATGGTGGACGACTACGATGCGCAGGGCGCCGGGGACCAGGGCATCATGTTCGGCTACGCCAGCGACGAGACCGATGTCCTGATGCCGGCCCCGATCTGGCTGGCACACCGGCTCTCCGAGAGGCTCACCGAGGTGCGCAAGTCCGGCGTCCTGCCCTACCTTCGCCCGGATGGCAAGACCCAGGTCACCGTGGGGTACGACGGCGACAAGCCGGTATCGGTCGACACGGTCGTGGTGTCCACCCAGCATGAGGCCGGCGTTGACCTGGAGCACCTAGGCCGCGACGTGAGCACCAAGGTGATCGAACCGGTGCTGGCCGCCTCCAATCTTGACATCTCGAACGTCCGGCACATCCTCAACCCGGGCGGCGAATTCGTCATCGGCGGTCCGGTCGGGGACGCCGGCCTGACCGGCCGGAAGATCATCGTGGACACCTACGGCGGCATGGCCCGCCACGGCGGGGGCGCCTTCAGCGGCAAGGACCCCTCGAAGGTGGACCGCTCGGCCGCCTACGCCATGCGCTGGGTCGCCAAGAACGTCGTCGCTGCCGGCCTGGCCCGCCGCGCGGAAATCCAGATCGCCTACGCCATCGGCATGGCGCGCCCGGTGGGAATCTACGTGGAGACCTTCGGCACCGAGACGGTGGACCCGCTGCGGATCGCGGACGCCATCCATGAGGTCTTCGACCTGCGCCCGCTGGCCATCATCAACGACCTGCAGCTGAAGCGGCCGATCTACCTGCAGACCGCCGCCCACGGCCACTTCGGCCGGGAGCACCACAACTTCACGTGGGAGCGCACCGACCGCGCGGACGCGCTGCGCAGCTTCTTCAACGCGTAG